AAAACCAACACAATTTATCCCCAATATGGTCATGGTGCTACCACCATCCTCTATTCTTAGCCAACATCCTTTTTTTCTTCAACATCAATGTCCTTTTTTGGCTCATTAGCCTCATCCAATCTAGCCATTGGGTAAACTACTtaacctttatttttttttttttttttttttttttttttttaatttccttATGTAGTAACACATTAGCCTCACCCAATCTAACGAGCTGAGGTTTAATTATGTTAATAGTTGTGTTTGTTTGTTATTTTGTACTGTAGATGATAGATGTGTACTGGACCGTGATACCGGTGTTACTAGCGCATTTCTTTCAGACGCACCCTATTTCGCAATACAACTTATGGCGATCAAGGGTTGTTGTTGTGTTGACTTGGGTCTGGGCTATAAGGCTGACCCATAACTATTTTAGGCGTGAAAAATGGCAGTGGGGTGCTAGAGAAGATTGGAGGTTCACTGATCTGGCTCGACAGTATGGAAAACACTGGTGGTGGGTTTCTTTCTTTGCAGTTTATCTCATTCAACAGGTATACTACTAGTTCTTGAAACCTCTATCATTGACTTGCTTTAATTTACTTTAAGTATGGAGTACTTAATTTTAGTACTAATATGTTCTTTCAAGCCTAAGATAGGGTGACTACATTAGTCAAAGCCACATTGTAACAATTAATGTACAAATTCGTGAATAATAAGTATTTGTGAAGAAAAAGTAAGTAATTGGAAACAGAACTATGAGAGACAGGTAACAGTATAAATCTATAGAATATAATATTTTGATTAGAACAAAcagttttaatttaaaaaaattctagtaagttataatacatatataaattgtGAAAAAAGATATAGTTTGAGAATTGAAAAATAGTGTTGGAAGTagattttttttggcaaaaaacaagGAATTAAATTAAAACAAATCATCAAAACAATGATTGCAGACATTACAAAAGAATGACATCATGAATATGACCCAGTGAACAAAAATGACCCACATGGTCTGTACTAACTAAATCTAACCAAGCCATTTGCAAATTTGATTAACACACATATGTGGTTACATGTACGAGCTGTGTAAACAGAACATAAGTAAATACTCGGAAGTCGTAGGCTCAAATTAACATCCATGGATTGTTTTCCCAAATATAAATTTGATGAGAGTGACATAATTTTCCTCCAAGGGTCCACTGAAAACCTTTTATCTTGATCTCTTTGACAATGTGAGTCCAACACGATACTTCATCTTCGAATAAAGCCGTATTTCTTGCAACCCATAGTGCTCATAAATTAGCCGGACGGATTAATCTCCAAAATTTCGAAGCAATAATACCGATTCCCGAATACCAATCCGAGGTGAACATGATTAATGTGGGTGGAATCATCCGCCTAATGTTCCACCATGCGAACAAATCGGACCAAATAAAAAAACGCCAAGCGGAAATGCATTAATTACATTAATTTGTCTGGAATAGTAATCTTTTATTGTTCAATAAATAGATTGTCAATTGATACTCTCTCCGTCTCTCTCCGTCCCATAATAAGTGTCGTGTTTAAGTTTTAGGTAAATTGAAGCGTACTTCATTTTCAGAGTTGAATGTCACTTTTGTTGTTACTTTAGATACCAACTTTTGTGAAAAAATGTAAGTAATTGTAAAAAGGTAAAGATTGTCTATATTGAAAGTGGACACTTATATTGTGACAAAGTAAAATGGAAATGTAGATACTTATTTTGAGACAGAGAGTATTAGTAAAAGAGTGTTCCTACTGTTATTTCCTTCAATTTTGTGATAAACTCTCTTGTTGCATGTTTTGTTTtgtattatatttgtatgtatcatTGTTCCAATTTTGATAGAAATTTGGAaactaaaaaaagaaaaaaaaaatctgctTTCAGTACAAGATATGAATGCACACAACGTTTCCCCCTTAACTCTTGAATTCCACCCAATggtgccttccgcacatcgcgtCGTGGGGGCAGTGGGGGAGGGGGGGTTTTACtgcccatgccctcggattgggccgggtttcctcctgggcagcagttgggggctagttatgcaactgcgggagatgaacgCCTGAGTTGATTAGTCCCCTGGGTGATTCCATaactgctgttaaaaaaaaaagtaCTAGATATGAATGCTTTCGAATTCATTTCTACAAAATTCATAGTTTGTTATGGTTTAAGTGTTTAACCTAATGTTTGAATGACAAAAACCAAAACAATCTTTATATGTTGGTGGGATTTCATCTTGTATTATATATTACCCAGGTATTTTTAATTGGCGTGTGCCTACCAATATACATCGTCCACAGCGTAAACAAGCCACTGAACATATGGGACATAGTTGCCATAATCGTTTGTATTAGCGGCATTGTTATAGCTCATTTTGCGGACACACAACTTTACACATTCGTCACCAAAAATGAGAAACTAAAAGAACAAGGAAACCCATTGGTGCCCAATCTTGATGAAGGCTTATGGTACTATTCAAGGCACCCAAACTATTTTGGTGAGCAATTATGGTGGTGGGGTCTACTCATATTTGCCTGGAACCTGGGTTGCAGTTGGGCCTTTGTTGGACCATTAGTCAACACAATGTGCTTAGCATATGTTACTATACTTGTTGAAAGAAAGATGCTGAAATTTGAGTATAGGGCTGAAGCATACAGAATGTATCAAAAGCGGACCTCTGTTTGGGTACCATGCTTCAAATCATCCATAAATGAAGTGCCTAAAGTAAAGGCTAGTTGAGTTTATTTCGTCTAAAATCGTTGAATGTTTTGTACTTTGTATGTGAAGCCTTTGAACGAACTAGTTTACAAGGTGGTTGTGAAATTTAGAGGTATTAACTAGTTAGACATTAATAGGCACAAAGTGTCTTGATGTGTGAAACAGCCATCAGTTTAAGTAAAATGTATTGTGTTAGATGAGCGTTTGTTGGATTGTAATTCTTGGTATTTATCTATCTATAATATGTATAAACTTTTAAGTTTTAACCCATTTTTCCATCAGATGTGTTGTGAGCAACACGAGCCTAGTTTTATATTACATTGACTAAAATCTGCTGATATTTGACTTTTTGATTGCACACGGATCTGAGCCTTAATTTGAGAGTCAAATTGATAGAGATTCAACCAAATATGCATGTAAACGAATGGAAATTTGAAACTAGCTATAAGTGACAAGTGCTCAACGTGCAAATTGAGTTGTTATAACTTCGTCATGCCATTTTTCTAATactattaaaaagtggttgttgacTACCAAAAGTCAAAGTATTCTTCTGTTACAAAATAACTACATGTTGGAATAGTTGGATTCTGATTACGTATGTCTTTCAAAAATATACTGTATTACTGTTACAAAGCCCATGTCAGAGGCTCAGAGCTaggctttgtaaaatatatataatctTACCCGTAACTATTATGTATGCATATACGTACAACTTTAGATCCAAAGAGTGGGATTTCAAGTTTTAAATCCTACTCTAAACTCTTAGTTTCATTCATTTATAATAAAATCACAAAAAGTATTTGGTTCTTCAACTGACCATCAAGTTAAAGAATACATACGAGCCAGACTAAGAAGTTTTTCCAacagattattattatattacattgAGTAAGATGTGTTGATGTTTGAGTTTTTGGTTGATCATGGAAAAACATAACTGAGAGTCAAACTGATACAGATTCGACCAAATATGCATGTAAATGATTGGAATTCGTAAGTAACTAACTAAATATGAAACTAACTATGGGTGACAAGTGCTGAACATGTAAATTAAGTTATAACTTCAAACATATATTTTCCAATTTATTTAGAAACTGATTCTTGACTATTAAAGTCAAAGCATTCCTTTGTTGTTAACAAAACAGCGCCATGTTGGATTCTCCATACCTAGTTATGCCTTTCATTCTGTTTTGAATATTTCTTTTTAAGGTAAAAGAAGCCAAATTTAGAatgtaaacttattaatttttatttattattattattattattattattttttttttaatgttataTGGATCTACATAAACACAATTTTCACAGTACTTCATATTGTATAAAACTGACACCAATAACAAAAGTTTAGAGATATAATGTGATTTCGTAATTTTGTTTCTAACTTGCTGTATATTTGACTTACATACCACGAGTCAAACATCGGAGCTTAAGTTAGACAAAACAATGTTTTCTTTTCAAATGGAGCGAATAAAGACATATCAAGGTATACACAAGACTAGTATAAGTACTTTGAAGAAAAATTATATATGACTATACTAAGAATGTTTCATTAAAACTAGCCTTGTTTAATAGAACCAAACAGTTCCTCAAACGACTTTTTAGGAGTTTCTGTGCTTGCAATTATCTCGACAACTTTATAAGAAGATTGTGGATGAATCAGTGCCTCAACGGCCACTTCCGCTACTTGGTCTCTAGATATAGATCCTTGAAACAATACATCCTGCACGAAAGCAAAAACCATAACTAAATCTGCCGTGTGTTAGACTTTTTGTTGGTCTAACAAGTCAAACTTAGGTAGCGAGATTGAATACACACACATTCAATCATATACAAATGTAAACGTGTTGAATTTAAAAACTTCATGCAATTTTTAGCATTTAAAAACTGATTAATGCATCTACCTACAAAAGTCAAAAGTATATAGTTGTTTTTTAGACTAGGCTTCTTTAAATGAATACCTCTGGTTCCATGACGATGTTTCCATTTGGTGGGTCGTTTTTCAACCCACCAGGTCTTATAATGGTGTAATTGATACCCGATTTCCTTATGTATTGCTCCGCTTGAAGCTTCGCAACCAAAACAAGCCCAAAAGCATTGAGAACGACATAAGCTGGATTAAGCAACTGGCCCATTGCAGCACCATTGACCAGTATCGAACTCACCAGAATAAACCTACTCACACCAACTTTTCGACATGCATCAACTAAGTTAACCGTCCCATAATAATCAACCTGAAAAACCAAATCACCCCAAAcagtatattattattgttaggttACAAACAGTAGTGTTGATAAAGATGAACAAGTGACCTTCCATGGAGCCAATAAGTCCAATGAATACTGAAAACCAGTAGCACAAataacagcatctgaatcatcacCAATTGCATCGGCTAACTTTTCTGAACCATCTGTTACATCTGCTTTTACCTGAAAGTGAAAAATGTACGTATATACATATAACCGTTAGTCCATGCATATGCTACTTAAACCTTCAAAATGCAACATTTCACGAAATTTAAAAGACAATTTGCTTTCATTCATACCAATTCCatccaaaaaaaacaaaaaaacaaaagggTTTCAAGTTAAGGTTAGATACGAGTTAGGAGATTGCGGACTGCACACTTGTATAAGCTAACTTGATTAATCAAAGTGAAAGATTATGTATATTAGTTGGTGTCTTTTCGTCAAAAGGTCTCATCATTCATGGACATCATTTCGTCAAAAGGTGTAACCTTTCATATCTATATAGACCATGTAATGGACAATTGAGATATACAAAACTCTTTGCTGTTGACTCTAAATGTTAATTGCCTATATTGGAGTTGTTGTCTTTGTCTTATTCCACATAAAGATTTCGTTTAACCTAAGGCAATGTATATGGCGAAATACTTTATTAAAAAAGTGATTGCATGATTCAAATGTTTATCCGGTTATTCCCAAACCCTATAATCAACATCTTATGAATCATTCGCAGCCTTTTATCATCATACAAGTTTTTTTCTAAAACCGCAAACTCACACTCTTACAACCACAGGTTGAATGTATTTATATACACGTTTCATGTAAGATTGAACCCACGACCTATGGGTCGAAATACCAAAGGGCTTCTGGCCTAGCGGTATCAAGGGATCTCATGAACCTTGAGGTTGTGAGTTCGACTCCCGTCCTGGACAAAAAGGGTGTGTGTGTGTTTGCTGTTAAAAAGAAAACCTATGAGTCGAAATGACATTGACATTGAGTTGAACATATGCGTACCAAGGGCGATTCTAAGTAGGGACCCGTGGGGTCACGAGACACCGCTAGTTTGAAAATTTTTAGTAGAAAATACCttgtaaattgtataggacacaccactaaatttaaaatttaaatgtaTGACCCCATGTATTTTTCAAatctatagtttttcttttaaattaTATTGGACACCACTAAATTATACTACTCTGACCCTATATATTTTGCAAATTTATAATCTTTTTGAAGGTAAACTATCACTAAAATAGCAATGTAATATAATTGGTATTGAAAAAAATTTCGGGACCCCATTGAGTTATAATCTTGGAATCGCCACTGATGCGTACTTGAGTCGCATGTAATCTTGTATCACTAAAATATTCGGGCTACCTATAGCAAGGAGATGGGAGTATTTTACGCAGATGTACGCAACCTACCTAGTCTAATTATTCGATTTCCCGTTTCTGACCGTTTCCTGGCTTAGTGCTAGTGAGTTTTGAACATGTCCGGCTACCCAAGTATACACAAATTTTAAGTTTAAACATTGAATCCAAAAAAACATACAAATTGAAGATCTTGATCTTGATTAGGAAAGATAGATTTAGCCTTTTCGGCATCTCGAACACCGGCTTTAACTGCAAAGCCTTTTGCTAGTAACTGCTCAACTATTCTCTTACCTGTTTTTCCAGTTGCTCCTGCTACAAATATCTTCTTTTTTTCCTCTTTAATTTCACTTATTTCCATCTGAAAACACAACCAATAAATTTATATTTCTGGGTGATCAACAGAACACACATGAATAGCACTACAGATAAGATAAAAACATGGACATTAAATTTTAATGAATGTAAAATTGGTTTACTAACCCTTATTGATTTGTTGTGAAAATGATAAGATTTGAGAGGTGAAATGATACTAGTAGAAAAGGGTTTAGTAAAAGTGTGAAATAGAGAGCTTTTTAGAAGGAATAGGGAAGATGAAGTGGCCATTGATGTTGGCCACATATATTTGGTGCGTAAAGAGGTTGCGTTTCCTTTTGATGGCTGACAAACAAACCGTGAAAATGAAATAGAACAGTTTTACTTGTAAATTTTTGGGGTTTTATCAAATATCCCCTTAATAAAATtcaatattacatatttatttatccaCTTAAATAAAATAATATGATAAATCCCCATCCTAAACGCTTAAATCCATCATATACATCCTCTAATGTCACACATTTAtccactcaaaaaaaaaaaaaaaaaaaaaaaaataaaaaaaaaaatatatatatatatatatatatatatatatatatatatatatatatatatatcatataaaccCATTTTAAACATTTAAACCCATCAAATATATCCATTCATTCATTTAATCATATCTAATCCTATTAATAAATAGAACCTAATACTTGTAATCATTATGCCGTCTTATTAGTTGTATAGAGTTGAATTCTTTGTTAAAAGAGTTCATATGTCTATATACTATCGATCTCGTTCATATATATTTAGTGTACATGATCAATCAATGTAATGTAATTGTATGTCCTAGATAATACTGTATCGCAATTTGAAAATAATTATAGTGTGATTCAGAAGTTGAATACAATATGTACAGTATATGTAGAAAAGCAAGTTCTTAATTTGACTAGCACAGAATCGCATGTTAGTTAATTGTGAGTATTCCTCTCTTATCTAATAATCAAAAAACTAGAAAGTTACCGAACGCGCGTTGCGGTGGTGGCCTTCGGGTCATAATGTGGGTGGCGGGAAAATTTACTCGTGGCGAGCAGGAAgaaacgggctgtcgttgtgtttagcgttttttaaaaggtatccgtttcgaacgtaccttttatcgttttgttcataaaatt
This genomic stretch from Rutidosis leptorrhynchoides isolate AG116_Rl617_1_P2 chromosome 11, CSIRO_AGI_Rlap_v1, whole genome shotgun sequence harbors:
- the LOC139876839 gene encoding uncharacterized protein At2g34460, chloroplastic; amino-acid sequence: MWPTSMATSSSLFLLKSSLFHTFTKPFSTSIISPLKSYHFHNKSIRMEISEIKEEKKKIFVAGATGKTGKRIVEQLLAKGFAVKAGVRDAEKAKSIFPNQDQDLQFVKADVTDGSEKLADAIGDDSDAVICATGFQYSLDLLAPWKVDYYGTVNLVDACRKVGVSRFILVSSILVNGAAMGQLLNPAYVVLNAFGLVLVAKLQAEQYIRKSGINYTIIRPGGLKNDPPNGNIVMEPEDVLFQGSISRDQVAEVAVEALIHPQSSYKVVEIIASTETPKKSFEELFGSIKQG
- the LOC139877593 gene encoding uncharacterized protein C594.04c, which codes for MGRNLKNALIAFVAPLPSILFYTYFLLKNQHNLSPIWSWCYHHPLFLANILFFFNINVLFWLISLIQSSHWMIDVYWTVIPVLLAHFFQTHPISQYNLWRSRVVVVLTWVWAIRLTHNYFRREKWQWGAREDWRFTDLARQYGKHWWWVSFFAVYLIQQVFLIGVCLPIYIVHSVNKPLNIWDIVAIIVCISGIVIAHFADTQLYTFVTKNEKLKEQGNPLVPNLDEGLWYYSRHPNYFGEQLWWWGLLIFAWNLGCSWAFVGPLVNTMCLAYVTILVERKMLKFEYRAEAYRMYQKRTSVWVPCFKSSINEVPKVKAS